One Edaphobacter flagellatus genomic region harbors:
- the agaR gene encoding transcriptional repressor AgaR, with protein MLIGERRQHILSLVHRDGRVLVSELSESLGISPITIRKDLDYLETQGLVDRTHGGALSPQGSTMLDPSLKEKEHHQIAEKQRIAEAAAKLVSNDQCILLDSGSTVTMVARALREFSNLTVVTNAVNIAAELSDTNFEIILTGGTLRKNSFSLVGPMAEDMLEQIRADILFLGVDGIDSKLGIMTPNVLESRVNRAMVKASRKVVAVCDSTKFDRSSMALIVPPTAVHTVITDDQISEANAEALRNAGIELIIV; from the coding sequence ATGTTGATCGGCGAACGTCGTCAGCACATTCTTTCGTTGGTTCACCGTGACGGACGCGTGCTTGTCTCCGAACTGTCGGAGTCACTTGGTATCTCGCCGATCACAATCCGTAAGGATCTGGACTATCTGGAGACGCAGGGATTGGTCGACCGCACACACGGCGGCGCGCTCTCACCGCAGGGAAGCACGATGCTCGATCCTTCTCTGAAAGAGAAGGAGCATCACCAGATTGCGGAAAAACAGCGCATTGCGGAAGCCGCGGCCAAGCTCGTCTCCAACGATCAATGCATCCTGCTCGATTCCGGCAGCACGGTGACGATGGTCGCACGGGCGCTGCGCGAGTTTTCAAATCTGACGGTTGTGACCAATGCGGTGAACATTGCTGCGGAACTGAGTGATACGAACTTCGAGATCATTCTTACCGGAGGTACGCTGCGCAAGAACTCGTTCTCTCTGGTTGGGCCAATGGCGGAAGATATGCTTGAGCAGATTCGCGCCGACATTCTCTTCCTCGGAGTGGATGGCATCGACTCCAAGCTGGGCATCATGACGCCGAATGTGCTCGAGTCGCGTGTGAACCGTGCGATGGTCAAGGCCTCGCGCAAGGTGGTCGCGGTCTGCGATAGCACGAAGTTCGACCGATCGAGCATGGCGCTCATCGTGCCGCCAACAGCAGTTCATACGGTGATTACCGACGATCAGATCTCTGAGGCGAATGCTGAGGCTCTGAGAAACGCAGGCATCGAACTGATCATCGTGTGA
- a CDS encoding class I SAM-dependent DNA methyltransferase produces MRLRELGHSALITAGKATYRYQRSAVSDNTAILRQTRSGMLLIGGCYSMAEEVLSFYNELAGYYHLLFEDWDLSIRRQASILDSIISHELRHKHLRILDCACGIGTQSLGLAHLGHHLLGCDLSSAQVARANKEAKKRGLDLEFRVSDMIHLKEIPETGFDVVSAFDNALPHLSVGELAQAVETMGLKLKPGGLLIASIRDYDALLELRPSMQEPTFFGHVGNRRIVHQVWDWIEPAAYLLHLYITLEVGEGWRTHHFVSWYRAVRRQELSKALREAGFHEPVWLMPAESGYYQPLILARRP; encoded by the coding sequence ATGAGGCTGCGTGAATTAGGACACTCGGCTTTAATTACTGCCGGTAAAGCAACGTATCGTTACCAGCGCAGTGCGGTTTCCGATAACACTGCTATTTTGAGGCAGACTCGCAGCGGTATGCTGCTAATTGGGGGCTGCTATTCGATGGCTGAGGAAGTGCTGAGCTTTTATAACGAACTGGCAGGCTACTACCACCTCCTCTTTGAGGACTGGGATCTATCTATTCGGCGGCAAGCAAGCATCCTGGATTCGATCATCTCGCATGAGCTACGCCACAAACATCTGCGTATCCTGGACTGCGCCTGCGGCATCGGCACCCAATCCTTGGGGCTTGCTCACCTCGGACATCATCTGCTGGGTTGCGATCTGAGTTCTGCGCAAGTGGCGAGGGCGAACAAAGAGGCAAAAAAGCGTGGCCTGGATCTGGAGTTCCGCGTCTCGGACATGATCCATCTCAAGGAAATCCCTGAAACCGGATTCGACGTTGTTTCCGCCTTCGATAATGCGTTACCTCACCTTTCAGTAGGCGAACTCGCTCAAGCCGTGGAAACGATGGGACTGAAATTGAAACCGGGAGGACTGCTCATTGCCAGCATTCGCGACTACGACGCACTTCTCGAACTGCGGCCGTCTATGCAGGAACCGACTTTCTTTGGACATGTTGGAAACCGAAGGATTGTCCATCAGGTTTGGGACTGGATCGAGCCCGCTGCGTATTTGCTGCATCTTTACATCACGCTTGAAGTCGGCGAAGGGTGGCGCACACACCATTTTGTCTCTTGGTACCGCGCCGTAAGACGGCAGGAGCTGTCGAAGGCCTTGCGCGAAGCGGGCTTTCATGAGCCGGTCTGGCTGATGCCCGCAGAGAGTGGCTATTACCAGCCCCTTATTCTCGCAAGGCGGCCATAG
- the garD gene encoding galactarate dehydratase: MQSKTQPRSIQVHPLDNVAIVVNEGGLPAGTVFPSGLVLREAVPEAHKVALESIPEGAAVVRYGVTIGHALRELPAGCWVYEGLLTLPEAPALDRISMERRALPNLEPLDGFTFEGYLNDDGTVGTKNILGISTTVQCVAATVEYAVKKIKAELLPKYPHVDDVVAITHLYGCGVAIDAPGSEIPIRTLRNLSLNPNLGGAPLVVSLGCEKLQPSRMLPSNTLPVLASQPYVVRLQDEQHQSFGDMVEAIVRMAEERLESLNRRRRVTRPAADLVVGLQCGGSDAFSGVTANPAVGYAADLLVRAGATVMFSEVTEVRDAIDKLTARAASAEVAEELIREMRWYDEYLARGGADRSANPTPGNKSGGLANIVEKAMGSIAKSGTSVIRGVASPGDRVTTKGLVFAATPASDFICGTLQLAASMNMHVFTTGRGTPYGLAMAPVIKVASRTALAERWSDLIDLDAGTIATGQATIPEVGEALFRMILDVASGRRQTCADRWGLHNAFALFNPAPVT; encoded by the coding sequence ATGCAGAGCAAAACTCAACCTCGTTCTATTCAGGTCCATCCGCTGGACAACGTTGCCATTGTGGTGAACGAAGGCGGTTTGCCTGCAGGAACCGTTTTCCCTTCCGGGCTTGTTCTCCGCGAAGCTGTCCCTGAGGCACATAAAGTCGCGCTTGAGTCGATTCCTGAGGGCGCTGCCGTTGTTCGTTACGGTGTAACGATTGGACACGCTCTCCGTGAGTTGCCTGCTGGATGCTGGGTTTACGAAGGATTGTTGACGCTTCCTGAGGCGCCTGCGCTCGACCGTATTTCGATGGAGAGAAGGGCTCTGCCAAATCTGGAGCCGCTTGATGGCTTCACTTTTGAGGGATATCTCAACGACGACGGAACAGTCGGCACGAAGAACATTCTTGGCATCAGCACGACGGTGCAATGTGTGGCTGCGACGGTCGAATATGCGGTGAAGAAGATTAAGGCGGAGCTTCTGCCAAAGTATCCGCATGTCGACGATGTGGTGGCGATCACGCATCTCTACGGATGCGGCGTTGCGATCGATGCGCCAGGATCGGAGATTCCGATTCGCACACTGCGGAACCTAAGCCTGAATCCGAATCTGGGCGGCGCGCCGCTGGTGGTGAGTCTTGGTTGCGAGAAGTTGCAGCCGTCGCGCATGCTGCCGAGCAACACGCTTCCGGTGCTTGCTTCGCAGCCTTATGTGGTGCGGTTGCAGGATGAGCAGCATCAGAGCTTCGGCGATATGGTTGAGGCGATCGTGCGCATGGCTGAGGAGCGGCTGGAGTCGCTGAACCGGCGTCGGCGTGTGACGCGTCCGGCTGCGGATTTAGTGGTTGGGCTGCAATGCGGCGGAAGCGATGCGTTCTCCGGCGTGACGGCGAATCCTGCGGTGGGTTATGCGGCCGATCTGTTGGTTCGCGCGGGCGCGACGGTGATGTTCTCGGAGGTCACTGAGGTTCGCGATGCGATCGACAAGCTGACGGCGCGGGCGGCTTCGGCTGAGGTTGCGGAAGAGCTGATTCGCGAGATGCGTTGGTACGACGAGTATCTTGCACGTGGCGGCGCGGACCGCAGCGCGAATCCGACTCCGGGAAATAAGAGCGGCGGTCTGGCGAACATCGTCGAGAAGGCGATGGGTTCGATTGCGAAGTCCGGGACGAGTGTGATCCGCGGTGTGGCTTCGCCGGGTGATCGAGTGACGACGAAGGGGCTTGTGTTTGCCGCGACTCCGGCGAGCGACTTCATCTGCGGGACGCTACAGCTTGCGGCCTCGATGAATATGCATGTGTTTACGACAGGGCGCGGAACGCCTTACGGATTGGCGATGGCTCCGGTGATCAAGGTGGCTTCGCGGACTGCGCTGGCGGAGCGCTGGTCGGACCTGATCGATCTGGATGCGGGCACGATTGCTACCGGGCAGGCGACGATTCCCGAGGTGGGCGAGGCGCTGTTCCGGATGATTCTGGATGTGGCGAGCGGACGACGGCAGACGTGCGCGGACCGCTGGGGCTTGCATAATGCGTTTGCCTTGTTCAATCCGGCTCCGGTGACTTAG
- a CDS encoding Pr6Pr family membrane protein codes for MNYGIASRIFAGCTAAAAWAGLIIQFVVTSQINSAGRTLWLMLAYFTITTNLLVAIVFACIALNRTALRSPWIIAGTTLSIAMVGVVYSLLLRGTVELSGGAVLADKLLHDITPVLASLFWILFAHKGGLTRRHPLLWAIYPLTYFVYGMTRGLITGSYAYPFLNIQSLGWQRTLLNALFLIAAFIAAGYAIVWIDQKLAAKHPHKSSPLQLEP; via the coding sequence ATGAACTACGGGATTGCGAGCCGCATCTTCGCCGGCTGTACCGCCGCAGCCGCATGGGCGGGCCTCATCATCCAGTTCGTCGTAACCAGCCAGATCAACTCTGCAGGACGCACTCTGTGGCTCATGCTCGCGTACTTCACCATCACGACCAACCTTCTCGTCGCCATCGTCTTCGCCTGCATCGCTCTCAACCGCACCGCTCTGCGTTCACCATGGATCATTGCCGGAACCACGCTCTCCATCGCCATGGTGGGCGTCGTCTATTCGCTTCTGCTGCGAGGCACCGTCGAGCTTTCAGGCGGCGCAGTCTTGGCAGACAAGCTACTCCACGACATCACGCCTGTCCTCGCTTCGCTCTTCTGGATACTCTTCGCGCACAAAGGCGGCCTTACCCGTAGACACCCCCTGCTCTGGGCCATCTATCCGCTGACCTACTTCGTCTATGGAATGACACGAGGACTCATCACCGGCAGCTACGCCTACCCTTTTCTGAACATCCAGTCCCTCGGCTGGCAACGAACACTTCTCAATGCCCTCTTCCTCATCGCCGCATTCATCGCAGCAGGCTATGCCATCGTATGGATCGACCAGAAGCTTGCAGCCAAACATCCGCACAAGAGCAGCCCTCTCCAGCTTGAGCCATGA
- a CDS encoding carbohydrate kinase family protein yields the protein MMKPLDIAIAGEINLDLILQGLPEQMPLERELLASNFNMTLGSSSAILAHNLALLHTRVGFVSMVGSDPLGPVALKYLQQAGVDLSKTLHSRTGTSTGVTVLLTHTGARHILTYPGTMIEMKVQDLDLDYLKSARHFHLSSLFLQKGLQPDLPWLFRHLKDAGLTLSLDTNDDPDDKWEAGLQELLGLVDIVMPNDAEACRMTGTSDVEAAAEVLAKQVPLVVIKCGSKGALVRTKEDQWFVPTQKVTPIDTIGAGDSFNAGFLKAYLRGDSPVACAEVGNRVAALSTQRAGGIAALLDPALRSSLGDL from the coding sequence ATGATGAAACCGCTCGATATTGCGATCGCTGGTGAGATTAACCTCGACCTTATTCTGCAGGGCCTGCCTGAACAGATGCCCCTGGAGCGTGAACTGCTGGCCAGCAACTTCAATATGACGCTCGGCAGTTCATCGGCTATCCTGGCGCACAATCTTGCGCTCCTTCATACTCGCGTGGGGTTCGTGAGTATGGTCGGCTCTGACCCCCTTGGACCGGTCGCGTTGAAGTATCTGCAGCAGGCCGGCGTTGATCTATCGAAGACACTTCATAGCCGCACGGGCACCAGTACCGGCGTTACCGTGCTGCTGACGCACACCGGGGCGAGGCACATCCTGACGTATCCCGGGACGATGATTGAGATGAAGGTGCAGGATCTCGATCTCGATTACCTTAAGTCAGCACGGCACTTTCATTTGTCTTCGCTCTTTTTGCAGAAGGGGTTACAGCCAGACCTTCCCTGGCTCTTTCGCCACCTGAAAGATGCTGGACTTACTTTGTCGCTCGATACGAATGACGATCCCGATGATAAGTGGGAGGCGGGCCTGCAGGAGTTGCTGGGGCTGGTTGATATTGTGATGCCGAACGATGCTGAGGCCTGCAGAATGACGGGAACCAGCGATGTAGAAGCTGCCGCAGAGGTGTTGGCAAAGCAGGTGCCCTTGGTGGTCATCAAGTGCGGCAGCAAGGGTGCACTGGTTCGCACGAAAGAAGATCAATGGTTTGTGCCAACGCAGAAGGTGACGCCGATCGATACGATTGGCGCAGGCGACAGCTTCAACGCGGGCTTTCTGAAGGCGTACCTGCGCGGTGATTCGCCTGTGGCATGTGCCGAGGTGGGAAATCGTGTCGCTGCGCTTTCGACTCAGCGAGCTGGAGGCATCGCCGCTCTTCTCGATCCTGCGTTGCGCAGCTCGCTTGGCGATCTCTAA
- a CDS encoding SIS domain-containing protein, which translates to MTTTTIKTVQEILNQPTTWNACFQVLQNLDLEALVGDRRPEQFEWVFVGCGTSYYLAQAAAASLTLLTGRSSRALPASEILLHPELSLPAIQTVFPILISRSGHTSEVLAVAEVLQQKKIEFLALTCDGRELETTTRRVLKLPVREESTVMTGSFSSMLLAMQFVAAKLVGNQAFLKSLGELPSLVAPLLARYAQQLEKFALHPFEDVAVLGQGPLYPIASEVALKVMESSSSYAQYFHTLEFRHGPKSIIDNRALVIGLISDEGAQQEVKVIREMKELGASTIIIANHATDEAKKAADLLIELSSSLPSLSLLVAYVVWGQLFGSYVGLAKGLNPDNPTNLSRVVTF; encoded by the coding sequence TTGACCACAACGACCATAAAAACTGTTCAGGAGATTCTGAACCAGCCGACCACATGGAATGCGTGCTTCCAGGTGCTACAGAACCTCGACCTCGAGGCGCTTGTTGGGGATCGCCGTCCTGAGCAGTTTGAGTGGGTCTTCGTTGGATGCGGAACCAGCTACTATCTTGCGCAGGCCGCCGCCGCCAGTCTGACGCTGCTTACAGGCAGGTCGTCGCGCGCATTGCCGGCATCTGAGATTCTGCTTCATCCAGAGCTTTCTCTGCCTGCGATCCAGACAGTATTTCCCATCCTTATCTCCCGCTCCGGTCATACCTCTGAGGTGCTTGCTGTAGCCGAAGTGCTGCAGCAGAAGAAGATTGAATTCCTTGCGCTGACCTGCGATGGCCGCGAGCTGGAGACAACCACACGCCGTGTCCTGAAGTTGCCGGTAAGAGAAGAGAGCACGGTGATGACCGGCTCCTTCAGCTCGATGCTGCTGGCAATGCAATTTGTCGCGGCGAAGCTGGTTGGCAACCAGGCATTTCTCAAGAGCCTCGGCGAACTTCCATCGCTCGTTGCTCCTCTGCTGGCGCGGTATGCACAGCAGTTGGAAAAGTTTGCGCTGCACCCATTTGAAGATGTCGCCGTCCTTGGACAGGGCCCGCTTTATCCCATTGCTTCCGAGGTTGCGCTGAAGGTGATGGAATCTTCATCGAGCTATGCGCAGTACTTCCATACGCTGGAGTTCCGTCATGGACCGAAGTCCATCATCGACAATCGTGCGCTCGTGATCGGGCTGATCTCGGATGAGGGGGCGCAGCAGGAAGTCAAGGTGATCCGCGAGATGAAGGAGTTGGGCGCCTCGACAATCATCATCGCAAACCATGCAACCGATGAGGCGAAGAAGGCTGCCGATCTGCTGATCGAGCTCTCTTCATCGCTTCCGTCACTGTCGCTGCTGGTGGCGTATGTTGTGTGGGGGCAGCTCTTCGGAAGCTACGTGGGGTTGGCAAAGGGTTTGAATCCTGATAATCCGACTAACCTTTCTCGCGTTGTTACCTTTTGA
- the gudD gene encoding glucarate dehydratase, which yields MTITTTPTITQMRVIPVAGRDSMLLNLSGAHAPYFTRNLVILTDSRGATGVGEVPGGEKIRSVLEESRPLVEGQPIGTYKQILNTVKERFADRDTGGRGLQTFDLRTTVHAVTAIESALLDLLGQFLEVPVAQLLGEGQQRTSVEALGYLFYIGDRNKTNLAYPSEPNASDDWLRLRHEEALTTESVLRLAEAAQHRYGFNDFKLKGGVLPGAQEIETVTALVERFPHARITLDPNGAWSLDEAIRLCTGKHHVLAYAEDPCGAEQGFSGREIMAEFRRATGLPTATNMIATDWRQLRYAVDLHAVDIPLADPHFWTMQGSVQVAQLCREWGLTWGSHSNNHFDISLAMFTHVAAAAPGRVTAIDTHWIWQDGQHLTKDPLRIVDGKLTVPQRPGLGIEIDWPQIEAAYNLYRKEGLCARDDAMAMQFLKPGWTFNPKRPCLA from the coding sequence ATGACCATCACGACCACCCCCACCATCACCCAAATGCGAGTCATCCCCGTAGCCGGACGCGACTCCATGCTGCTCAATCTCAGCGGCGCACACGCTCCCTACTTCACCCGCAATCTCGTCATCCTCACCGACAGCCGAGGAGCCACCGGCGTCGGCGAAGTTCCCGGCGGCGAAAAAATCCGCTCCGTCCTCGAAGAAAGCCGCCCCCTCGTCGAAGGCCAGCCCATCGGCACCTATAAACAAATCCTCAACACCGTCAAAGAACGCTTCGCCGATCGCGACACCGGAGGCCGCGGCCTCCAGACCTTCGACCTCCGTACCACCGTCCACGCCGTCACCGCCATCGAATCCGCCCTGCTCGATCTCCTCGGCCAGTTCCTCGAAGTCCCCGTCGCCCAGCTTCTCGGCGAAGGCCAGCAGCGCACCAGCGTCGAAGCCCTCGGCTACCTCTTCTACATCGGCGACCGCAACAAAACCAACCTCGCCTATCCCAGCGAACCCAACGCCTCCGACGACTGGCTCCGCCTCCGCCACGAAGAAGCGCTCACCACCGAATCCGTCCTCCGTCTCGCCGAAGCCGCGCAGCACCGCTACGGCTTCAACGACTTCAAGCTCAAAGGCGGCGTCCTGCCCGGCGCGCAGGAGATCGAAACCGTCACCGCGCTCGTCGAACGCTTCCCCCACGCCCGCATCACCCTCGACCCCAACGGAGCCTGGTCGCTCGACGAAGCCATCCGCCTCTGCACCGGCAAACACCACGTCCTCGCCTACGCCGAAGACCCCTGCGGTGCCGAGCAGGGCTTCTCCGGCCGCGAGATCATGGCCGAGTTCCGCCGCGCCACCGGCCTTCCCACCGCCACCAACATGATCGCCACCGACTGGCGACAACTCCGCTACGCCGTCGATCTCCACGCCGTCGACATCCCCCTCGCCGACCCGCACTTCTGGACCATGCAGGGCTCCGTCCAGGTCGCCCAGCTCTGCCGCGAGTGGGGACTCACCTGGGGCTCGCACTCCAACAACCACTTCGACATCTCGCTCGCCATGTTCACCCACGTCGCCGCCGCCGCTCCCGGCCGCGTCACCGCCATCGACACCCACTGGATCTGGCAGGACGGCCAGCACCTCACCAAAGACCCGCTCCGCATCGTCGACGGCAAACTCACCGTCCCCCAGCGCCCCGGCCTCGGCATCGAAATCGACTGGCCCCAGATCGAAGCCGCCTACAACCTCTACCGCAAAGAAGGACTATGCGCACGCGACGACGCCATGGCCATGCAGTTCTTAAAACCAGGCTGGACCTTCAACCCCAAACGCCCCTGCCTCGCCTGA
- a CDS encoding amidohydrolase family protein, translated as METQDKFVAMVSAKAEVDLRLSDFQPVSELRTPQHIIERPRFPAIDYHNHLDALQPSSVLRIMDECGLEKIVNITMHTGDEALAIMDRFHAASPSRFHSIGWMDWHDVHRDDFVALTCTRLEHMAEHGACGIKFWKDFGLTLKDTKGRLLRIDAERFAPIFDKAAELGLAVMFHTADPAAFFKPIDRYNERYEELAAHPDWAFSDVPVEKWSLLEQRNTVFARHPKTTFVGAHMGESPEDLAFVERMLDQYPNVLIDISARAAELGRQPYTARRFFLKFPDRILFGSDLLPEVSMYRLYYRFLETADEYFEYPTHASGQGRWNICGLFLPDDVLLKIYRENALKLLTR; from the coding sequence ATGGAAACTCAAGACAAGTTTGTAGCGATGGTCAGCGCCAAGGCCGAAGTTGATCTTCGGCTCAGTGACTTTCAGCCCGTCTCGGAGCTGCGTACCCCGCAGCACATTATCGAACGGCCTCGCTTTCCGGCAATCGATTACCACAATCATCTTGATGCGCTTCAGCCATCCAGCGTGCTTCGCATTATGGATGAATGCGGCCTCGAAAAGATCGTCAATATCACCATGCACACCGGCGATGAAGCCCTCGCCATCATGGATCGCTTTCATGCAGCGTCTCCATCCAGATTTCACTCGATTGGTTGGATGGATTGGCATGACGTCCATCGCGATGACTTTGTGGCGCTCACCTGCACGCGGCTTGAGCATATGGCCGAGCACGGTGCCTGCGGCATCAAGTTCTGGAAAGACTTTGGCCTCACGCTGAAGGACACGAAGGGCCGTCTGCTGAGGATCGACGCCGAACGCTTCGCGCCCATCTTCGACAAGGCAGCAGAACTTGGACTGGCCGTGATGTTCCACACAGCCGATCCGGCAGCATTCTTCAAGCCAATCGATCGTTACAACGAACGTTACGAAGAGCTGGCTGCGCACCCGGACTGGGCCTTCAGCGATGTTCCTGTCGAAAAGTGGTCGCTGCTCGAACAGCGGAATACGGTATTTGCGCGTCACCCGAAGACGACCTTTGTAGGCGCACATATGGGCGAAAGTCCTGAAGATCTCGCATTCGTCGAACGCATGCTGGATCAATATCCGAACGTTCTGATCGATATCTCCGCTCGTGCTGCTGAGCTTGGACGCCAGCCTTATACCGCGCGCAGATTCTTCCTGAAGTTCCCTGATCGCATTCTTTTTGGTTCGGATCTGCTTCCTGAAGTCTCAATGTATCGGCTCTACTATCGCTTTCTCGAGACTGCGGACGAGTACTTTGAGTACCCAACGCACGCCTCTGGCCAAGGCCGCTGGAACATCTGTGGTCTGTTTCTTCCCGATGATGTTCTGCTCAAAATCTACCGGGAAAACGCACTGAAGTTGCTGACCAGATAG
- a CDS encoding D-tagatose-bisphosphate aldolase, class II, non-catalytic subunit, whose protein sequence is MSILERLGRSFLSGAPEGIYSVCSAHPLVLEAAVRQAVADKSSLLVEATSNQVNQLGGYIGMRPKDFREFALRIAKEHGLPEERVILGGDHLGPNPWQSLPAEEAMQLAEAMVTEYSAAGFAKIHLDASMACESEQAPLPDSVVAERAARLCRASEQASGGTPRYYVIGTEVPVPGGATESLAELQVTSREHAQRTLEIHRETFLAAGLGAVWPRVIALVVQPGVEFNHDSVVDYVSSKTRELQTLLRDEGGIVFEAHSTDYQRPAAYKELVRDGFGILKVGPALTFALREALFALDLIEKELIPNARCSNLAEIVEQQMMLHPQNWNKHYHGMAEEQRLLRRYSYSDRIRYYWPDPVISAAVDLLMKNLASVAIPETMLSAALPQQYLAVRAGRLKPVPHELVIHKIQEAIQPYADACAPATAKQK, encoded by the coding sequence ATGAGTATTCTCGAACGACTTGGACGGTCCTTTCTTTCCGGAGCTCCCGAAGGAATCTACTCCGTATGCTCGGCCCATCCGCTTGTGCTGGAGGCCGCCGTGCGGCAGGCGGTTGCGGATAAGAGTTCGCTACTGGTCGAAGCGACTTCGAACCAGGTGAACCAGCTTGGCGGCTATATCGGTATGCGGCCGAAAGATTTTCGGGAATTTGCACTTCGCATCGCGAAGGAACATGGGCTTCCTGAAGAGCGCGTGATCTTAGGGGGGGATCACCTTGGGCCGAATCCCTGGCAGTCTCTTCCTGCGGAAGAGGCGATGCAGCTTGCGGAGGCCATGGTCACGGAATATTCTGCTGCAGGCTTTGCAAAGATTCATCTGGACGCCAGCATGGCATGTGAGAGTGAGCAGGCCCCACTCCCGGACAGTGTTGTTGCAGAGCGAGCAGCGCGCCTGTGTCGGGCCTCCGAGCAGGCGAGTGGAGGCACTCCGCGCTACTACGTCATCGGAACAGAGGTGCCTGTTCCGGGCGGAGCGACGGAGTCTCTCGCAGAACTGCAGGTTACGTCACGCGAACATGCCCAGCGAACGCTCGAGATTCATCGTGAGACATTTCTTGCGGCTGGGTTAGGCGCTGTTTGGCCGCGCGTCATTGCGCTGGTTGTGCAACCCGGTGTGGAGTTCAATCATGACTCGGTCGTCGACTATGTCTCCAGCAAAACCCGTGAGCTGCAAACGTTGCTGCGCGATGAGGGCGGGATCGTCTTCGAGGCGCATTCGACGGACTATCAGAGGCCGGCAGCGTACAAAGAGCTAGTGCGCGATGGCTTTGGCATTCTTAAAGTAGGCCCGGCTCTCACCTTCGCTCTGCGAGAGGCTCTTTTTGCTCTTGATCTGATTGAGAAGGAGCTTATTCCTAACGCACGCTGCTCGAATCTGGCCGAGATTGTGGAACAGCAGATGATGCTTCATCCCCAGAACTGGAACAAGCACTATCACGGTATGGCAGAGGAACAGCGTCTGCTGCGCAGGTATAGCTATAGCGACCGCATTCGTTATTATTGGCCGGACCCCGTAATCAGCGCAGCCGTCGATCTTCTGATGAAGAATCTGGCTTCGGTTGCGATACCGGAGACGATGCTCTCGGCCGCTCTACCGCAGCAATATCTTGCCGTGCGGGCAGGCCGTCTGAAGCCTGTTCCGCACGAGCTGGTGATCCATAAGATTCAAGAGGCTATACAGCCGTATGCCGATGCTTGCGCACCCGCTACGGCAAAGCAAAAGTGA
- a CDS encoding SRPBCC family protein, giving the protein MAENTVNEIERLVVTRVFDAPRELVWKAWTDPKYIMQWWGPKGFTAPVCKMDFRVGGKLLCCMKAPDGQEGWNAVEYHEIVPYEKIVSSMYFSDSEGNKIDLAELGIEHEAIDGAYDVTLFEDLGNGQTRLTHIGNEPMESAKNSGQLEGWIEILDKVAAVVAELAQAK; this is encoded by the coding sequence ATGGCAGAAAACACGGTTAACGAAATTGAGCGGTTGGTCGTTACAAGAGTTTTTGATGCCCCACGCGAGTTGGTTTGGAAGGCGTGGACAGACCCGAAGTACATCATGCAGTGGTGGGGACCGAAGGGCTTTACTGCGCCTGTTTGCAAGATGGATTTTCGCGTGGGAGGAAAACTTCTCTGCTGCATGAAGGCGCCGGATGGGCAGGAGGGTTGGAATGCGGTGGAATACCACGAGATTGTTCCGTACGAGAAGATCGTTTCCTCCATGTACTTTTCCGACTCGGAGGGAAACAAGATTGACCTTGCGGAATTGGGAATAGAACATGAGGCCATCGACGGTGCGTACGACGTGACCCTCTTTGAAGATCTCGGGAACGGCCAGACGAGACTCACCCACATTGGCAATGAACCCATGGAGAGCGCAAAGAATAGCGGGCAATTGGAGGGCTGGATCGAGATACTGGATAAAGTTGCCGCAGTTGTTGCGGAGCTGGCGCAAGCGAAATAA
- a CDS encoding ArsR/SmtB family transcription factor — MIERLSRGPASVRGLTEPFALSQQMISKHIACLVRARIVIKKKRGRESVCTLRPEAIKTVNDWASNYRRFWEESFDKLEVVVHQMKKEEARDGRKHG; from the coding sequence ATGATCGAACGGCTCTCCCGCGGGCCTGCCTCTGTGCGTGGATTGACGGAACCGTTTGCACTCTCGCAGCAGATGATTTCAAAACACATCGCCTGCCTGGTGCGGGCGCGGATTGTGATCAAGAAGAAGCGTGGACGAGAGAGTGTGTGCACGCTCAGGCCCGAGGCGATCAAGACAGTCAACGACTGGGCGAGCAACTATCGCCGGTTCTGGGAAGAGAGCTTCGACAAACTGGAAGTAGTTGTCCATCAAATGAAGAAAGAGGAGGCCAGAGATGGCAGAAAACACGGTTAA